ATTACAatttcagcaaaggaaatttAGTTTAGAAATTACCAAGATTCTTAATGGCAAGGATATTTCAGCCCTGTTATAGATTCCTGGGGTAACTGTGAAGTTGTCATtgcagaagttttttaaaacaggatgaACCAGGCATTTGTTTGCAAGGGTTTAAGGCAAGTTTTAGTAAGGGAATAGGCTGGAAAATGtctggaggtcccttctaagctcttattttctgtgatttctacTCTTCTGCTGATATTTGGCCTATTACAACACTCTTGATTTCAATAATATGACCtatttgacagaaaaatctatattaatattagaaataatttccGTATATGTGACATGACTTGCACTTGTACCCAAATGTGTCACCGTGGTCTTATTTCCTGAACACCAAGTTTAAATCTACTTTCTGGTGGTGGGGAAAAGAAGCACGGTTGGACAGAGTTGGAGGCAGAAGTTGTATTCCTAATTACTAAAATTCTGTtatgtgctttgcttttcttgggaCGTCTTCACTGGGAAATGTGATAATCCTTTAAACATAAGAAAGTTTAAAGACTCATTTTTAATAGATAATTGACAAGATGCAGGGAAAGGTAAGGTTATGTTGTGGGTCAGCTGCCCTAGGACAAGGATTTGCCCAGGACTGGTTGGTCAACGTAGCCATGCGGCTGGCTGTTCTCTGAAATGAACAGTTGCTTGCTGTTAGTTCTCTTCCATTTGCCCCTTGAAACAAGGAGGGATCTCAGGCACCTTGTTAGGGCACCTAGGGTCCCTAAGAACAGTAGTAGTAtggcctttttaaaaagtactaaACACACTGCAGTATTCTGTCCAGGAGAGGGTAGTGCCGGCACTTAAATGCTTCTTCTGGTGCTTAACTATTAGTGTTTTTatataatacattattttacaaATCTGTGTGAGATCGTCAGTTCACTTGGTTTAAAGCTGCGCTGCCATTTGTTGAGTAAGATTCTTGGCAGTGGGTATTATTCTGTACAGACTGTAGGCAGGTAGGGCTATATGTGTTTGGGCATTTCTAAGTATGCAGTTTTTAAAGATGTGTGGAACCGTGTTCATACCTACACATGCCTTTTAACATGAAAACGTCTTCAGTATCAATATTGTCTGTTCAAAaactttgaatatatttttcccatATTAGTTAATATATATGTTGAAGAAGCATACAGGGGTAACCAGGTTGGGCCCAAATCCGTTCTGCAcggagaaggaaaaagagccCTCTGCTTTTACcatcatggctttttttctgtctgggagcaggctgttttcctctgtgaaggCCACATTTAAAGGTGTGTTAATCAGAGtcctattttaaatatatatatttaaaaatatattttaaaaaattatatttttaaaaaagcctctACCTTTTGTCCAGCCAACGCTGGTGTTTCTATGGGATGAAATATGACCTATAATGGCTTGAGTATGAGACAATCAAGGATAAGAAATTCTAGATTCTAATCACGATTGAAGCTGCCTTGCTGTGATTTTGCATAAGTCAATTAACTTCTCTCCTAAAAGaggagtaatttctttttactacCCCAGAAGGATATTAATGGGACTGATGAAAGTTTGTTGCATGTTTGGAGAGCTTTGTGATGTAATTGCATGCCGGATTGTATCTGTTCAGACAATAGTGGTAGCATCTAAGGTGATGGTGGGACCAGGGCTTTGGCAGTGATTCCAGTATAAAGTGCTCATCctttttgctttccccttcaGTTATGCTGATGTAGTTCTTTTGTAAAGCTGTGCTGTGAAATGGattctgtttatttcaataAAGATTTGTGgagtgtggtggttttttggttttgttttttttttttttttttttttaaatccaggtTAGTTTCTTGACCCGGTTCACAGTGCTGCCTTCCTGAACAGTGATGACAGCATAACTGAAAAGGCAGTATTTTGTGATATGGGATGTGGGAGGGGTAATAAAGAGGAGGGAGCTTCTTTTGCCCATCCCTATATGAAGACCCTGTGTCAGGCCACTCCTTGGCAAGTGGAGAGTCATTGATTAAAACACGTCTTTCCTCTTATACTCAAAATCTGTTTCCCAAGAGTACTTTGCTTAGTGGTCAGAGAAGAATCATGTTCAGTTGGCAGCTCTGATATTTGAGGCTTTCTAGGTGCCCACAGTATGGTGGGTCATTGGGTGATGTGCTAGCAGAGAGAATTCAGCTACGTCTTGGTGCCACTGACTGCAGGTTTGTGAAAACACTTCATGCTGCTTACATTTTTAAGGTTAGTCTTTTTTTTGAGCAATTTCCTGCTTACAGTACTTCGtgttaatttcaaaatgtctttataCACCCACTTGTGCTGTGCTTGAACCATAagatctttttctcttctgtttcttggtAACATAATGTTTTGGTAGTCTTTGCTTAAGTCTGGAGATTAGGCAGTtgtcagtttttgttttgcctgtctCAGTATCTGTTTCCTAGGGACAAAGTCATCCTGCAGAGGGTTACTCCATTTCCATCACCTAACCTTGCAGCATCCATTCAGTCTTAATCAGAAAGTAGTGCTGTACAACTCTgtctgtgattattttttcctcagtgtggGGAGCGTGCCTTCTTAAGCCTTGCATGAGATGTTTACATATGgatcttttttcttattacagCCTTACATTCTGTCCCCAGACACCATATTGTCTACTGTGCTTTGGATCAGGAAGATTAGCTGGCTGCTCCTGTAATTTTTGTCAGTTCTATTTCTTAATTAGCTACTTGAGGGaggtttttaaataacttgAAATACTACCTCTCAGTTGATGAATGGGCACTTTGCTCTCAGAATACCATTATTGCTTcttattctcttctttccccccccccccccccccccccccttttttcttttctgtcctccttttccctccctcctctcatCCATCCTCCCTGTAAGgacaaaaattacaaatatttcttttgaaatattcaaTCACATAAAAAGAATGACTTAAAAATGCTGAGCACTGAACTGTGTGTGCTGCCATTGCTTGTGTTCCTTTACTCactcactgaaataaaactgaagagatGAAGGAAGGTGGGCTGATAACGTCTGCCATTTTTTATCAGTTaattctccctttcttttcctggggaCTTAACGTAACATCCAGGGGAAAGGGTAGATTTTTAGACTTCAGAGGAGATGCTTGCTAAgagttttggaaaagagaagggtTGATATTATGATCtgctgaaaactgcttttacaCTCTCTTTCACAGTTTAATCCCTCTGACATATGCTACTTACTTTGTGACTGTATTTCCCTTTAACATTTAATTGAATCATTACATACCTGTCAGATTTTAGACTTTTGGGcaaatgctgaaaacaaaagtgtcTCAGCCTCCAAATTAACAGCAATACTTACTGTTTATAGAATGCTTGAAATTCCTAGAAAAGCTGTCTTGGTTGAATTTTGATATGATTATGCTTGGTGGTTTTGTTCAGAGTGTTTAAATCAATTTGCAGACAActcatttaattttctccttgctctgctgttttctctttgtctgCCAGGTGAATATTCCCACtgagcaaaatggaaataatctgaaatacaGAGTGGTGATCTGAACAACTTGAGATTAATTTGTAAATCGGTAATTTGAGTCCTTCAACTATGCTTcctatttgttattttatgatAAAATTACAGCTAACTTATTTCTGTTCAAACAGTTAAGTAAGTTTCAGCTCTCAACAAATACATCCAggtgtttattttctctgctgtgtgcttTGAAATAGATCTTGGGAATTTGAACAGGATGAAcctgttttattctgtaaaCCTTATTTTCAGGCAGAgtaattatttgatttttcatctGTTGAAGTGAATGACAAAAATTCCACTGTGAAGTCAGTTAAGATCTACACATAGATTGTTTCATCAGCAGGGGAATGTAAGCATCCCTTGATCAAGGTGTGTTTTTAGGAAATGTAGCAAGTTCATTTACAGGCAGTGGTGATGTTTCTTACTTAGGAGTTAATGGTCATGAGCGgctgcttttgtcttttgttaATTGGACAGTTACTGGTAAACCATCATGAATGTAAGGATTAAGGCAGGAACAGAAGTACTGTCCTGTTTAATAATTAAACTTATAAGTGATGTGAACTGTCACCTAGGTTTTGTGTTCAAAACTTAGCTTTAAACTCTGAATGTCCTGATTCATAATAGCTTGGTAATTGTCCAAAGGACTAAGTGTGCTTATTGCTATGTCCtgatttgtgcttttcttttataagaTGTTGTAATAGATGGCCAGGTGGTTAATGATCAAcacatttctgtgtattttgggATGCAGgtatgaaatgaattttttttttctacaagatTTTTAAGTCCAGCTGATGAAAATATTAGTGCTTCTGGAGGACAACTGTTAATCCTTTAATTTTTGGAGAATCTTCTGTCTGTTAGTACACTGCAAAGTGTGTACTTCAGACGCAGTTATTCAGTACCATGCTTGTAATGTGTCCCTGCAGAGATGTCGGGTATGGATCAGCAGGCTATGCAGTATCCCAAATTCTAGAAGAGCAGAGAACGGGTTTTGAATGGACTGCTTTTTGATTTTGAATGAGCCCTGTGGTTAAGAATGTGTAACCCGAATGTAGTTAAGTAACTTGTTCGTACAATTAACACACTCTAAAATTACTATAATCTTGACTTGCCTGAGTGCTGGCTGCTGTCTTGATCAGTAACCTTTGCTGAAGTTGGTGGGAGCCAAAGTTTGCTTTGCAGGATAAGACTATGTTCTTCTTTTGACCCAGATCTTAGTCAGATCTCACTTTTGCAGTCATTGGAGATAAACTGAGACAAAACAAGTAGGAAGGACCTCTTATGAAGCCCAGTAACTTCAGGAGATGCTGTATCAGGTTATGCATGACATTAAGCTAGGCTTGTGCAGGTccacattttgtctttttaaaattgccaCTGCTCAACTGTAATACATTTGTTATATCCATTTCTACCACATATcttataatatatattttatttatatatatttatttattttatatatttattaaaaaatatatatttttttcttcctattgtTAATTTTACTGAGAAAAAGTGTGTATGGGTGGTGGGCTTTGCTTTTCAATAGAAACTGTTCCTTCTAAAATCAGTTATTACCTACAGTTGTAATCATTTAGATTCCTGTCCATCAAAAGGacttaaaatgataaaaatccCCTTGTTACGTGAAAGTATGTGCCAAAGTCCTTTGCTGAATCAGTTGCTAATTTATACTgcagaaatgattttttttttcctctagataATGTAAGCAGAATGAAGATAAGGCTTTAGTGAATAGGGATTTTCTGCTTACTTGCAAACTTCCTGGTTGATACGGaggttgaattttttttaaaaataatccctcctccttcccaagAGCATAAGATACACAGGCATTTAACTTTTTAGAATAATAAGCAACTGTTCCAATTTACATTTGCAGTTTACAGTTTTtgagaaaaagagacatttgAAAGTGCATTCAAGGTCTTTTGGGCTGATTCACATTCAGCATGAAGTTGGTCCACTAGTAGCAATATTTTCTGGGAGGTTAGGATTGACTGCTTAGCACATGTGTAAAGGGCAGAATTGCTtacatttctgtccttttcttaGGCACTAATACTGTATCCATCATTGAAATATGTTAACCGGTTTTGACCATTTTGTATGGTACTCCTATTTATCCTAGTCCTAGAGGCCTACATGTTTGGGGAGTTGGTCTAGTACTActtcttaatgcttttgttaAGCTTTCTCTGCCTATTATATGAAAAACATGAAGGTATGCCATAGTTTGCTAatgttgtttcttcttcagtgtACCTGTGTGATGTATATTGTATGTTGAACTGATGGCTAGGAGCTTAGATGAAATTTGAATATTATTTGTGAATCCATTCTTCTGAGTTATCCTTTAGGAATGTAAgtgttgctgtttgttttacagtgtACCTAAATGacagcagtttttctgttgtattggaaaaaaacacttgcCTTGTTTAGGGAGAATCATTTTGTGATACAAGCTTCTGAACTCAGTTCACTTACAAGAAAGGTTTACGGGAAGgtttaaaaagagttttaaCCGAagagtgtaaaaaaaaaaaaaaaaaaaaaggggggggtggAAAAGTGGGGGTTGTGCTCTGGAACATATCATGTATGCATCATAAATTTGTAATAAGATACAATACATGATATTTTGAGTGTTTGTGTGTAATGTACTGATAATTACCTGAAATGAGAGGGCTAAGAGGAGTTGGGAAATAGCAGGGAAGATTACCAATCAAGTCTTATCTGAAGTTAGCAGGCAATGTTATGGCTTAATTCAAATTCTaccacacatgcaaaaaaatacaaaacacacataacgaacaaaaatattctgcaagcaatgataaaaataatcaattatttactgtttttgtaatgttaaaatattttaccaagGCAAATTGCAGTCAAAAGTAATGtgagttattttgaaaatggaaatacataAAGATGCATTTATACAAGTGCAAGactaaatattttacataactCTATTTCAATGAAAAGATATACAGTAAGTGCACACTGGATAACACTAAGCAGGCAAAACTTAACGTTAGTTCCATATACTGTTGTATAGTTCATGCACAGATCTCTCCCAAAGTAAAGAGGCTGTTCCAAATAATTCTTGCTGGGATGAAAAACAGGATGGGTTGCTGGTAAGGGTGTCAGCATGGATGGGGGTCAGTTATAGACATTACTTACTGTAATTTGTGATTGCcgtgggagaggagtggctgtTGGTGTGATTGTAATACTGCTGGTGATTTTATTGGTGGGCTTACTGGGTAGGCCATTAGCTAGTGCTGGAGTTCTGTTGTCTTGCACCGGATTACAAGGGCTGATGGGCTTGGAATTGGTGAGAGCTTGGACGTAAGGACTTCCTAAATGGATGTGGATTTTGTTATCCTCAGTAGTTATTACACTTGATCCTGTACTGTTAGATCTCTGAAACTGCCATGATGACTGCCTGTCTGGGGATACTCTAAAAACGGCGTGCTTGGCTCCCATTTCCAAAGGCTCTGAGGAGAGTATTTGTTCCTGAGAACCTGAGCCTGGTAGAGCCAAAGGGGACATTGTTCTTTCAGGAGTTAAAGAACCACATGATTCAGGAGTTTGAGATCTTGCAAAAGTAGCCATAGTAATAGGAGAAATTACTTGCTCTGGGCTCATGTaaccttctgctgcttttgattttaCAGGTGTTAAGGAGGCATTTTGAATAATGGTTATTCTTTGCTTTGGAGTGCCACAGTTGGGTATAACTGCTGTGCTTGTGTAGGAGTGAGGACTTTCAGTGGTAGGACTAGTTATTTCAAGTGTTGCTGTGTTCTGTCCATGGTCTGGAGTTACTTTTATGTGAAGAGGTTGGCCAGGTGTATGGCTTAGCACTAGGTCTCCAGTCTGTGcacagtttccattttgtttcGTATGAATCTTTCCATTTTGAGGATGGCTGTCTTTGGACTTCATCCAAGGGATCCATAATTTTTTGTTCACAGCATTTGCAATGGAtgaattgcttttgaaagacaCTGTTTGTTCCTCCTCATTGTTGTCTTTGTCCTCATTATTGCTGTCTTCATACAGCTGCCCATTTATGACTGTTCGCTCTAAAGGCATGAGGGTTTTGTAATCGGGTGGTTCATTGTCTGCTGGATCTGTCTGGACTTCTTTAGAAAAAACTTGCAAGTCAGAAATTCTCCTTCCATTGAGACCAGGCCTGAAGTTCTTGCTGAAGCGTCTGTATCTCTCCAATTCTTTCGTGAGgctttccatttctcttgctAACTCcctgttcttgttttcttgctggAGGAGTTTCTTCTGTAAGACTGTATGATCACCTCGGAGGTGACAGATTAGGTCTTCGGTTGCCATGTATTCatgaattttctctttcagtgcaTCTACTTCTCTAGAAAGATGACTTGATTTAGCTTCCTCTTCTCTGAGCTTCTTAAAAAGGCGCTGCTCTTGATTGGACTCTGCCTTTTCTGTTAGTTTATACCTAGCCACTTCCATTTTCATagcctccagctcctctgaTAGGAGCTTGGCTCTGTCCCGTTCATTGACATATCTTCGTTCTAGAGACTCAAATTCATCTTCAGTTTTCATAAGATCATCTTCTATGgccttcatttctttcagcttctgcttAAGCCTCTCAACTTCTTGAGAAAGCtctttgattttgttgttttcctgctgcaaggAGGTGCTGGATTTAGTACTCTccttaagtttatttttaagaaactctTTTTCAACAGCTTCCAGTGACTGAAGTCTTTTTCTTAGAATATTCACTTTGGAAACAAGAtcacttcctttctcctcttctgctttgagtttgtttttcagttcatctctttcttttgtaacaCTGGacactttttcctctgcatcagATTTTGATTTCAGTGCCTTTTTACTTTCCTCAATCAGTTTTTCTGTAACGGACATCACTTTATTTTGTTCCACCTGAAGCTGAGAAGTTGCAgcttgcagcttttcttctgtttgctttattttttcacccatagtttttctttcatccaCAAGCATCACTGTTAGACTCTTCAGCTTTGTTAAATCTTCTTTAAGTGTAAACTCAGTTTTTTCTAGCTTACTTTCAATTGCTTCAAGCTCACCAACTCTAGCTTTTAAGCCATCCAGCTCATGGGACAGCTGctttgttaacattttttctctttctaggtTGCATTTCAGGGAGTAACATTCCTGTTTGCTCTTGGTGAAAGCATCTTCTAATTTCTCTAGCTCCATAATTCTTTTGTTGAGTTTGTCAACTTCCCCTTTAAGGTTCTTGCTCTGTGATGCTTCTTTTTCTAGCTTTCTATTAAGTTCTCTGCACTGATCTTCCATTTTGATGAGctcttcatcttttccttccatctccAGCAGTCGTTTCCGTAGTTCTTCTACTTCGGTCATAAGCGTGGAGTTCCCACACTCTCCCTTATTTATCTTATCCCTTAGGTCTTGCAgttcttcttctgcttttcGTAAAGATTTATTTGTCTCTTCCAGCTCATCGATTTGTCGGCTGAGAGCAGTTAATTTTAACCGGAGCTGACGATTCTGACTGTCTTCATTGGTCAGTTTGGCCATCATTGCTTCTTGGTCTTGAGAAATCTTGCTGCTTTGGGCTTGAAGTTCAGCCTCCAGCCTGCTGGCTCTCTGTTCCTCTTCTTGAACTTTTGCTTCAGCAAAAGTCAGCTTCTCATGTGCTTGTTCTGCAGAAGTGgttaattctttaattttttgacTTTGTTGATTCAACTGCTCAGTGAGTCTTTGCTGTTCATCCACTACCATTAAAGCAAAGGATTTCAGTTTAGTCAATTCTTCTTTCAGTTCAGCTATTTTCTTgttgctttccttctctttttttgcctgatATGCTGTTTCTTGTTCAAGAAGCTTTTTCAATCTGTGGGAGGAAATAATATTGTATTTTGTAGCCATTTTAATGggcatttaaaaacacactttgaAATATTATGACATCTCTGCCAGATGTGCATGAACATCCACTTGTAACTACAAGCAGACCTCTCCTTGTAGCATCATGGGGAAGTACTCACAGGCCTTACTTTCTACTCAGAAGTTCTTTTGTAATGGACACTTCAATATGATCATTTAGACTTAACTTCAGTAATTATACATCTTTGattacattttcagcttttgacaGGTATCAGTGCAACACAACTTCTTGGTGTTCTGCATTGGAACAACACTGATCTTGGCTGTTTGCTGAGGCTAGGTATGTGcatgcaggttttgttttgttttaagaaatgtgATTGTCATAGTGGTTGAGAAATTAAATCAGTGCAGCCCTCAAGGGCAGATATTTACAGCATCATAAACCTCCTAATAACTTTAAGTTACTTATAAACCATCCTGATGTTTTATGATTAAACCTTATGGATGTTAAAGTATGTGAAGGAAATGTAGCCACACTAGGCAGTTAGTCAGGCTGCCTAATATCAATGTCTAAGCAGCACATCAGAGCAAAACTAAGCATTGTAGATAAGTCAGTCCACAGTGAAAATGTAGGCCTTGTGACCTTGTATCATacacacaccccaaaaaaatgcatttagcaGATAAACAGGTATTCAGGTTGTGCCTTTTGAACTTAAGAAAGCCCAAGCATCTTGCTGTCTGTTAGGCTTTGATTTGGTCTTACATCCAAAACTTGCAGATACACCAAAGTGCAATCCTGCTTTTACATGATTCTTGAAGGTTTTCATAATGGTTTTCCAAAATTAGTTTTACAAGTTTATATTAGTACTCAGTCTTTACTGAGATGCAACATACTTAATTTGTTAAAGACTTGGGATAAGGTTGTGCATTTGTTTGTGTAAGATCCTAAGAAACCTCCAAATACCTCAAATAATTAGGT
Above is a genomic segment from Gymnogyps californianus isolate 813 chromosome 1, ASM1813914v2, whole genome shotgun sequence containing:
- the FILIP1L gene encoding filamin A-interacting protein 1-like; this encodes MRSRSNSTESPTRPKLSQQRPKDHHKEEAGYSGRGNVQRRQKEQDDAAQASTILRSPKAEKKQRSSFKKREDLSRDDLLFLLSVLEGELQAQDEVIGVLKAEKIDLALLEAQYGFVTPKKVLEALQRDAIQTKAEQWQEDIYEKPMGELDKVVEKQKETHRRMLEQLLMVEKSHRQTLYELEEEKRKHSKYMEKSDEFTNLLEQECERLKKLLEQETAYQAKKEKESNKKIAELKEELTKLKSFALMVVDEQQRLTEQLNQQSQKIKELTTSAEQAHEKLTFAEAKVQEEEQRASRLEAELQAQSSKISQDQEAMMAKLTNEDSQNRQLRLKLTALSRQIDELEETNKSLRKAEEELQDLRDKINKGECGNSTLMTEVEELRKRLLEMEGKDEELIKMEDQCRELNRKLEKEASQSKNLKGEVDKLNKRIMELEKLEDAFTKSKQECYSLKCNLEREKMLTKQLSHELDGLKARVGELEAIESKLEKTEFTLKEDLTKLKSLTVMLVDERKTMGEKIKQTEEKLQAATSQLQVEQNKVMSVTEKLIEESKKALKSKSDAEEKVSSVTKERDELKNKLKAEEEKGSDLVSKVNILRKRLQSLEAVEKEFLKNKLKESTKSSTSLQQENNKIKELSQEVERLKQKLKEMKAIEDDLMKTEDEFESLERRYVNERDRAKLLSEELEAMKMEVARYKLTEKAESNQEQRLFKKLREEEAKSSHLSREVDALKEKIHEYMATEDLICHLRGDHTVLQKKLLQQENKNRELAREMESLTKELERYRRFSKNFRPGLNGRRISDLQVFSKEVQTDPADNEPPDYKTLMPLERTVINGQLYEDSNNEDKDNNEEEQTVSFKSNSSIANAVNKKLWIPWMKSKDSHPQNGKIHTKQNGNCAQTGDLVLSHTPGQPLHIKVTPDHGQNTATLEITSPTTESPHSYTSTAVIPNCGTPKQRITIIQNASLTPVKSKAAEGYMSPEQVISPITMATFARSQTPESCGSLTPERTMSPLALPGSGSQEQILSSEPLEMGAKHAVFRVSPDRQSSWQFQRSNSTGSSVITTEDNKIHIHLGSPYVQALTNSKPISPCNPVQDNRTPALANGLPSKPTNKITSSITITPTATPLPRQSQITVSNVYN